A DNA window from Leptospira weilii contains the following coding sequences:
- a CDS encoding LIC20162 family protein codes for MKQNEKKIYSGWELLNASEVSSGTPIRLRINPIPPIFGTLVVFTVLYGCYLGGEVSAFYLQKFTDFLLIPKVLNLPILQDRKLYLTVGYLAFGYIGFAFFLDWVRFIERTCLTAVFLKGDILSLETRGLFGKNVFRWNCKQSGIQIVHKTGLFRKFFGLERIVIVAADLRSEGNNSEFGLHSPFFFRAQNRNLIRGLFKN; via the coding sequence ATGAAACAGAATGAAAAAAAAATTTATTCGGGGTGGGAGCTTTTAAACGCAAGCGAAGTTTCTTCTGGAACCCCGATTCGTCTGAGAATCAATCCCATTCCTCCGATTTTTGGAACTTTAGTCGTCTTTACGGTGTTATACGGTTGTTACTTAGGAGGGGAAGTCTCCGCTTTTTATCTTCAAAAGTTTACGGACTTTCTTCTCATTCCCAAAGTGCTGAATCTTCCGATTTTACAGGACCGTAAACTTTATTTGACGGTCGGGTATCTTGCTTTCGGTTATATCGGTTTTGCTTTTTTTTTGGATTGGGTTCGTTTTATCGAAAGGACTTGTTTGACAGCGGTTTTTCTCAAAGGGGATATTCTTTCCTTGGAAACGAGAGGCCTTTTCGGAAAGAACGTATTTCGGTGGAATTGCAAACAAAGCGGAATTCAAATCGTACACAAGACCGGTTTGTTCAGAAAGTTTTTCGGTTTGGAAAGAATCGTGATCGTTGCTGCCGATCTAAGATCCGAAGGAAATAACTCCGAATTCGGTTTACATTCTCCGTTTTTCTTTCGGGCTCAAAATCGAAACTTGATTCGAGGTTTATTTAAGAATTAG
- a CDS encoding glycosyltransferase family 4 protein — protein MPIRTNELKYKPRVGVDVRPLAYGITGNSRYLAEVLRRLITNESPLEYYLYSNKPIHTVFYDILSNVNSRFFMTGKLPGFAWLNWTIPKRIRKDRLDLFWGTLQLLPLSCGNVLTAVNYHDLNFRSAPQTMTAANLWQHKILSPKTLNRADLVFCLSENTRQDILKFRADLSPKLKVVYPGVESFPSVREPLRQLFGNFLFTIGTLEPRKNLRTLIDAYRKLKKQNSSYPFSLVIAGRLGWKSEDLTQLLKEGSLESEGIVFMENPTDEVLAWLYRKCSAFLFPSIHEGFGLPLLEALREGKVCVASDIPVFHEILERKVDLFAEPSDVDAWVSSLSELQHKKLQRPSVWDASQWTWDLTAKKIEEGLIDLWKHRKELYH, from the coding sequence ACCAACGAACTTAAATATAAACCTAGAGTGGGTGTGGATGTTCGCCCTCTTGCTTATGGGATTACCGGGAACTCCAGATATCTCGCGGAAGTTTTAAGAAGATTGATTACCAATGAATCTCCTTTGGAGTATTATCTTTATTCGAACAAACCGATTCATACAGTATTTTATGATATTCTTTCAAACGTAAATTCCCGTTTTTTTATGACCGGTAAACTTCCCGGATTTGCCTGGTTGAATTGGACGATCCCTAAACGGATCAGAAAGGATAGGCTGGATCTTTTTTGGGGAACTCTTCAGCTGCTTCCTCTGTCTTGTGGAAACGTTTTAACCGCCGTAAACTATCACGATCTCAACTTTCGCTCTGCGCCCCAAACGATGACGGCCGCAAATCTTTGGCAGCATAAGATTCTTTCGCCGAAGACGTTAAACAGGGCCGATCTTGTGTTCTGTCTTTCCGAAAACACTCGTCAAGACATCCTAAAATTCAGGGCGGATCTAAGCCCAAAACTGAAAGTTGTATATCCCGGAGTGGAGTCGTTTCCTTCCGTACGTGAGCCTCTGCGTCAACTTTTTGGAAATTTTTTATTTACCATTGGAACTTTGGAACCTAGAAAAAATTTGAGAACTCTGATCGATGCGTATCGAAAACTCAAAAAACAGAATTCTTCCTATCCTTTCTCTCTTGTGATCGCCGGTCGTTTGGGTTGGAAGTCGGAGGATTTAACCCAACTTTTAAAGGAAGGAAGTCTGGAATCGGAAGGAATCGTTTTTATGGAAAATCCTACGGATGAGGTTCTTGCTTGGCTTTATCGAAAATGTTCCGCTTTTTTATTCCCCTCGATTCATGAGGGTTTCGGTCTTCCTTTGTTGGAGGCGCTTCGAGAAGGAAAGGTTTGCGTCGCTTCCGATATTCCGGTATTTCATGAAATTTTGGAGCGAAAGGTGGACTTATTCGCGGAACCTTCGGATGTAGATGCCTGGGTTTCTTCCCTGTCGGAGTTACAACATAAAAAATTGCAAAGACCTTCCGTTTGGGATGCGTCTCAGTGGACCTGGGATCTGACCGCGAAAAAAATCGAAGAAGGTTTGATCGACCTCTGGAAACATAGAAAGGAATTGTACCACTAA